The segment CCGATTATCGGGTCGGGCGGGATTTTTACAGCCCAGGATGCTTACGATAAGATACGGGCAGGCGCCAGTCTGGTCGAAATTTATACAGCACTCATCTATGAAGGGCCGGAGGTTAACCGTAGAGTGCATGCCGGACTACGGCAGCTGCTGCGGCGGGACGGCTTCGAGAGGCTCCTTGATGCGGTAGGCGCTGATCATCACTGAAGGATGAATGGACAGGAGGACAAGGCGATGGACGTCAGGGACTGGGGAACTTTTCTGCTTCCTTATGAACAAACGGTGGAGGAATTGAAGGTTAAATTCAAGACGATGCGCTCTGAACTCAAGAAAAGGGAAGAATACACTCCGATTGAATTCGTTACCGGCCGTGTGAAACGGCTGTCTAGCATACTTGAGAAGGCCAAACGGTTAAACGTAAAAATGGAGGATCTGGAAACGGGCATCGAGGATATCGCCGGCATTCGCATTATGTGCCAGTTCGTCGAGGATATCCGCAGAGTGGCGGAATACATCCGCGCCCGCAAGGATCTTGAAGTCCTCTATGAGAAGGACTACATTACCAATTATAAGGAAAGCGGCTACCGCAGCTTCCATATGATCATCCGCTATCCGGTACAGACTGCGCTGGGTCAAAAGATTGTACTGGCTGAAATTCAAATCCGTACACTGGCGATGAACTTCTGGGCAACCATTGAGCATTCGCTGAATTATAAATACCGGGAGAGCCTGCCCGATGAAATGCGGGTGCGCCTGAAGACGGCAGCAGAAGCGGCTTCCATTCTGGACAGCGAGATGTCGAGCATCCGGGAAGAGATTCTGGAGGCCCAGAAGACCTTCGAGGAGAACTCGAACATGACGACCCAACTGCTGAAGGCTATTCATCAGCTGTATTTCTATCATCTTGTGAATGAAGCGATTGAGAGCCAGGAACGGTTCAATGCGATCTGGCAGGCTCAGGATATGGATGCGATGAAGGAACTGCTGGACCATGTGCGCGAGCTGCTCTCGAATGCCAAGAAGGGCAGCGAGCCGGATGGCTTATGAGCCGCTGTATCTGGCCTACCTCATCTACTTCAACCGGGACAGGGATTATTTCGAATGTCATGAGGTGCTTGAGGAATTATGGCTGGAAAAGCAGCGTAATCCGTTATACAAGGCTCTGCTGCAGGTGGCAGTGGGGCTGTACCATTTCCGTAATGCCAATGTGCGCGGCGGCCTGATTCTGCTGAAGCAGTCACATGAAGTACTGGGCAGATATCCGGCGGTGACGCTAGGTATTGATCTGGCGAAGCTGGTCCGGGAAGCGGGAGCGTATGTTGCCCGTCTGGAAGCTTACGAAGATCAGCCCTTTGATTATTATGATCTCACCATCCGCATCGTAGATCCCGTGCTGGAGGAAGAGGTCAGGCTGGCGGCTGAGTCCATTCAGCCTGTGGTGCCCCAGCGGCGCGGGCCACAGCGGCCGGACAGACCGAGGAACAGGCCGGATGGCGCTTGACCATAGCAAGTTAGAACAGGAGCACCCGCAGGGGTGTTCCTGATTATTTGAGCGGGAGGAAGGCATCATGACGGCACAACTGCCCGGAGCTTTCGCAGAGCGTATGAAAGAGCTGCTGGGACCGGAATATGAGCAATTTACAGATACCTATCAGCAGTCACCCTATGGGGGAATCCGTGCCAATACACTGAAAATAACGGTGGACGGGCTGCGGGAGCGTTCCCCCTTCACCCTGGAGCCGATTCCCTGGTGCCCTTCGGGCTTCTATACCGGAGAGGGGGCCAGACCCGGCAAACACCCTTATTATCATGCCGGGCTGTACTATATTCAGGAGCCGAGTGCCATGGCCCCGGTTGAACTGCTGAACGTTCAGCCGGGGGACCGGGTGCTCGATCTGTGCGCAGCCCCGGGCGGTAAATCTACCCAGATTGCCGCCAAGCTGCAAGGCGAAGGCCTGCTGGTCAGCAATGACCTGCATCCTGAACGGACGAAGGCACTCGCCAAGAATCTGGAGCTGTACGGGGTACGGAACGGCATTGTACTTAACGAAAGCCCTGAGCGGATTGCGGGAGCGTTCCCCGGGTTCTTCGACCGGATTCTAATTGATGCTCCCTGTTCGGGAGAGGGCATGTTCCGCAAGGACGAGGATATGGTCAAGCAATGGGAGCCGGGGACACCGGACAAATACGCGGAGATGCAGCGGGAGATTCTGCGGGCCGCAGCTTCAGCGCTGAAGCCCGGCGGTACTATGGTGTATTCTACCTGCACGTTCGCTCTGGAGGAGAACGAGGAGATGATTGCCGGATTCCTGTCCGGGCATCCGCAGTTCTCGCTGGTTCCCGTAGGCGGAACCGGCCCGTTCGCTGCCGGACTCGGCCCATTGCCGGGTGCGGCGCGGCTGTGGCCGCATAAGGTCAAGGGGGAAGGGCATTTCATGGCGGTACTGCGCCATGACGGAAGTGGCGGACCTGCGAGAGAGGCAATTGAGAACGGGGCAGCAGAGAATGGAGCTGCGGTGACAGATACTTTAGAGAACGCAAAAGCACGAAATGATAAGAGAGAGAGAAGTCTGTCTGCCGCGCCCCGGAGCAAAGCTGCGAAAACAGACTTTCACAGTAAGGCAGTTCCCGGCAGGGCAGATCACGGCCGGGGCGGCAAGGGAGGACGCGGATCTGGACACGGCTCCGGCTCTGGTAGAGCCGGAACGGGTCCAGGTCCGCAGTCACAGC is part of the Paenibacillus sp. FSL M7-0420 genome and harbors:
- a CDS encoding DUF309 domain-containing protein, producing the protein MAYEPLYLAYLIYFNRDRDYFECHEVLEELWLEKQRNPLYKALLQVAVGLYHFRNANVRGGLILLKQSHEVLGRYPAVTLGIDLAKLVREAGAYVARLEAYEDQPFDYYDLTIRIVDPVLEEEVRLAAESIQPVVPQRRGPQRPDRPRNRPDGA
- a CDS encoding RsmB/NOP family class I SAM-dependent RNA methyltransferase; translated protein: MTAQLPGAFAERMKELLGPEYEQFTDTYQQSPYGGIRANTLKITVDGLRERSPFTLEPIPWCPSGFYTGEGARPGKHPYYHAGLYYIQEPSAMAPVELLNVQPGDRVLDLCAAPGGKSTQIAAKLQGEGLLVSNDLHPERTKALAKNLELYGVRNGIVLNESPERIAGAFPGFFDRILIDAPCSGEGMFRKDEDMVKQWEPGTPDKYAEMQREILRAAASALKPGGTMVYSTCTFALEENEEMIAGFLSGHPQFSLVPVGGTGPFAAGLGPLPGAARLWPHKVKGEGHFMAVLRHDGSGGPAREAIENGAAENGAAVTDTLENAKARNDKRERSLSAAPRSKAAKTDFHSKAVPGRADHGRGGKGGRGSGHGSGSGRAGTGPGPQSQRTGGEAIALAVYADFIQELLGTQPPGHAIWFGDHLYISPLPREALDGLKTVRPGWYVGQIKSGRFVPGHPLATALRPEECSRFVSLSSISGEAVSYLKGETLSIPAERLSIKEGHAYKGYTLVCIDGFSAGWGKWQDGLLKNEYPAGWRWT
- a CDS encoding GTP pyrophosphokinase; its protein translation is MDVRDWGTFLLPYEQTVEELKVKFKTMRSELKKREEYTPIEFVTGRVKRLSSILEKAKRLNVKMEDLETGIEDIAGIRIMCQFVEDIRRVAEYIRARKDLEVLYEKDYITNYKESGYRSFHMIIRYPVQTALGQKIVLAEIQIRTLAMNFWATIEHSLNYKYRESLPDEMRVRLKTAAEAASILDSEMSSIREEILEAQKTFEENSNMTTQLLKAIHQLYFYHLVNEAIESQERFNAIWQAQDMDAMKELLDHVRELLSNAKKGSEPDGL